The DNA sequence GCCTTCTTATCAAACGATGAAACGTTGAAATCTTAAGACTAATCTTCATAGTAAAGGATGATCTTTCCTTCGTTCGTGTTAGCACGATCTTTGAACGATCACCCGTTCATTCCTAATACTTATAACTCCACGACTTAAACAAACATCTAGATTTGTTTGCTTCTACCTAAAGATCAACCATTACTTTCAAGCCAAATTTagtttaacaaaaataaataatggaaagGGTTGACTTTATCAAATTGAATGAATAGAAAGCAAATTTCCCTATGTATACGGCCATTGTACTTATGATTTTGATCCaaaaaaccacaaaaaaaattataataatatgttttCACACGTGGTAGGTCAcaagttttgttattttatgtgTAAAATCCATTAATTTTCTCACCATCCaaacacacccttataactaCAAACGAACATACAAAAATTTTCTattcttcttcactttctctctcttttgttgtttGGTTTCTAGGAAAATAGCTAAGAAAATTCTTGAATTCTTGTGGGGAAGCTATGAACATGTTGTTGTTTGAGCAGCAGCCACCGCCGACGCCGGAGGAGGTGGAGGTGACGATGGGCGGGAGGAGGACGGTGATCGGGACGAGGGGCGGGGCAGTCGTGGCGGCGGAGAGAAATAGGagggtggtggtggaggaggaagagaggCTTGAGATTGTGGATTTGAGTGGCATTTCATTGAGTTCTTTGCCAAATCCTAATCTCAATTTGGCTACCATTTGCAAGTTAGATCTCTCTAATAATAATCTTCAGGTGATCTCTATAACAAAGTTTGaatctttcttgtttttagcattttttaaggaaaaacaTGACAACTTGaatatgttttgtttcatAGTATAAACaattatgttttgttcttatgtTTTGTTTCGAGATTATTTTAACGCACTATGATTATCAAACGACCCaggtagaaaattttgaataaataggatGATTATCTAATAAGAGAAAATGGGaaagacccaaaaaaaaaaattttgattttttcgtTGTTTGCAGAGCATCCCGGAGTCTCTAACAGCAAGACTGTTAAACGTTGTTGTATTAGACGTTCATTCAAACCAGTTGAAATCTCTCCCGCACTCCATTGGTTGTTTGACTAAACTCAAGACCTTAAACGTCTCCGGCAATCTCATCACTATCCTTCCCAAAACTCTTGAGGATTGCAGGTTCGTTTTTTCCGCTCCTCGTTCTTTATTTCCTTTGAGTTCAATAATAGGGTGAAAACTCAGACATATGACTTTTTAGTCAAAGATTACAGTATCTTTAATCAGTTGAGCTATACTTGAGTTGACATCTTATCATTTTCTCATTCGTTTTAGAACTCtgtttcaaataatattattaaaagccCGATGATGATTTGAGATAAGGGGTTGACCCGAAACGagcaaatataatataatttttaaactaagTCTTCAAAAATTAGGTCAAGTTGGtgtaaaattatatcaaaagcAAAGGAACAACATAAAAGATAATGGCATACATCATGATTAGATTTTgacatttgaaaataataataataaataaataaatttagtatatgGTGGGGAGCATATGCTATATGCTTCTCATCATTCCCCTATTGAATACATTATAAAATGTGCATATATTATAATGGtccaaatataattaaaatattttaatttgtatgtaattaatattaacataaaaggtaaccttttttaaataattttgttctaGGGTTTGcaaaaagtaataattattttttattatccatttggttagatatttttattcattttataatattcGTTGTCCccttattaaattaaagatcGATAAAGAACAGATATATGAACGAACGATTtgtctaaatatattttcttttgcagatGTTTGGAAGAACTTAATGTGAATTTCAACAAGTTGATAAAACTTCCCGACACGATAGGGTTTGAACTATCCAACCTAAGGAAGCTCTCGGTGAATTCCAACAAGCTAGTTTATCTTCCTCATTCCATCTCTCACCTTAAAAACCTTCGTGTTCTCGATGCTCGCCTAAACTCCCTCACTGCCCTCCCCGATGACCTCGAGAATCTTATCAAGCTAGAAGTCTTGAACGTTAGCCAAAACTTCCACCACCTTCAAACTTTGCCTTATTCTATTGGCCTTTTGTTATCTCTAGCTGAACTCGACATTAGCTACAATAGAATCACTTCTCTCCCTGACTCTATTGGTTGTCTCAAGAGACTTCACAAGCTTTGCGTCGATGGAAACCCCTTATCCTCCCCACCCCCGTTCGTGTTTGAACAAGGAGTACACGCCGTTAGAGAGTATTTGAGTGAGAAGATGAATACACGAAACTTAAGCTCGCACAAAAAGAAGTCATGGGTGGGCAAGTTGGTTCGATATGGTACGTTCAATGGTGGATATGGGTATTTCAGAACTAATGAGCCACGTGAGGATCGAGAAGCTTTCATGTATTCTCAATATCGCTCCATTGATGGTCTCACTTCACCAAGGTACATAGGAACGTTCACGCCACGACGCTTCTTTTGGACCCGAGGGTATTGGACTAGATGATGTCATTGTCAATGCCGTCATTCAAAAATACAACTTTTGGAAGTGAAACATTAATATCTCTATCTTATTGTATTTTGATAGTTTTAAATTCGAGGGAGTATCAAGAGAACGAGTTGTGTAACGGAGTATGAAGTATATGTTTTATATGTATAGCCCTCTTTACCTAACGTAGTGCCATTTGAGAGTGAGATTAGGTAATAAAATGGAGTGTAAAAGTTCATACAAGTTCATACAAACTCTATGAgactttattgttattattcgAACATAAAATCGGGTCGTATGGTTGAAgaacaatttagaaaaaattattaattttcacgTCGGAAGTTTAAATGTCTCATTTACCCTTTTGATAGATATgggaatgaaaaataaattaaattttaattagttaaaattattgtaataatctaatttaataaaaataaaataattatcaattaattatgtaaaattaaaattaaataatatagtaaaatcgccaaaaataaaaaataaaaataataataaaactagTGTAGCCGGTACCATCGCATTTGATTTGATGGCTATTTGTAGCTGCCTTTTTAGGTCACTAAGTGAGTCATGTCAGCATTCCCACATCGGAAATTGGCGAATAAGAATAACGTTATTTAAACagaaagatgagagagagagggcaCGACCTTACTTGAACAGGATCTGTTCTATAGGTTGTACAACTGTGTCCTTGAGTTCTAAGGAGACAAGAACCAAAGTCTGGTGGATGATTAGCTGCCTTGCGACTAGAGCGTGAATAACGGTTAATGGACCCCTGGTGGTCCTGTGGCTGTAGATGATCGTTCTCGGGGTAGGTTCGCCCTGCCTGGGATGGTCGCATGGCGGTCTGACAGACtcaaaaaacattttttttttttttgttttttttgcgTTCTTAATCTGTGTTGTGATGGAAGAAACCCGTTATTTTGTGGGTGAAATCTCAGTTTTAGCGTTTAGAATCTGTAGTGTGATGGAAccctttattttgtttgtgaaATCTGAGAGCTttgttggtttggtttggaaGTGGATTGGATGATTAgaatttggttgtttttgtgCTGTGTTCTTGAGGTTTTGGGATGGATTTAAGTTTGAATTAGTATGTTAAATCATTCTTTGCGATGGAGATAGGATGCAGAGTTATGTGGGAAACATGGATGTgcagtattttaagaaatacacAAGACCCAGGCATCGCACATGGACTCCAAGGCGGGCATGTAGACGCTCCCTTGACCTGTCCTTCTACTAACATACACTCATGCTGCTAGAAAAGTCAGGGAGGGAAAGAAGAGCATAACATCATAGAGTACATAACACCATAGTGTATGCGTCCATACTAATCATATCGAATAAGTATCCtgatgcacatgacatacaaAATATATGAGGTCCCAAAAACTTTAAGTCAtgacatatatatatgatgCGAGTCATACCGTTCTTTCTTAACATAACTTTCATGAATAATATAAATGCCTTAACAGTTTTGCATAAAACCTTAAATGAAGATGCTAATATAATGCGCATGACATAGCATATAGAGGTGTCATGCATCATACGACATGGAAGTCACAACCAgatacataacatatcacaacGTCTTATGGAATCacatataacataacataatacaTGTCAAATAGTCACAAAGTACGGTTCGTGGAAGAGTCACAGAGCAGGCGTCGTTCATACttcatacaattcattcaaCCAGTCCCTTAATATTAACTTAAAGCTGCTctttaaaatctaataaattagaattttactCTGAAAATTGGCTCACCTAATTTGTCcaacataatttaaacttggttttaaatcatttaaattagCTAGAAAGGAgtcatactaaccttaaacaTCTACGAAAGTGTCAAAAATACCTCCGGAATATTCAAAACTGGTAGGAAAGAGTCCAAGCTTATCAGACCTAAGCGAACCAGTCGAGAAGCCGAGTTGGAGTCgtcagaaaatgtattctCTGGTTGACTCTAAACCCCCCAAGTGGAATGAACGACGCAATTGTTGTGAATCAATAAGCCAAGGAATGTCCTTTTATGTTGGAGTCTAACTGATAATTTTCTCAACCTAACCGATGTGgtacaacttttttttttcttttttttcttttttttctaattttcgaTTGTTACATCATACAcatctaaaagaaaattttgttctcAAAAGTACCTTAAACTTGGAACTACTCAGGTCTTCGTCTATTTGGAGAGGTTCGTAATTTATAACGTGAGTTGGGTCATTCAAGTATTTGTAAAGCAGGGATACATGGAATATAGTATACACCACAAAAAAGGATGGTGGTAGGACTAATCTATATGTCATCGGTTTGATTCGATGTAGAATGCTAAAGGTCCCAATAAAGTGTTGGCTCGGTTTTCCTTTTCGTCCAACCCTCAAAACGCCTTTCATCGAGAACAACTCAAGAATACCTTGTCACCTGCCTCAAACACCAGTTTCTACACCTCACTTTGGTCTGTCTACTCCGAGTCGTAtgcatttttttcttgatcttTTGCACAGTCTCATTGGTGACTTGGACTAACTTTAGGCCCAATAGTTCACATTTGCCTACATTGCCCCAGCACACCACGACCTTCATTGTTTCAATATGAAGTTTCAAACAACGGCACACCAATAGTTCTCTAATATTTGCAGCTGTAAGCAATTTTCATATGATGTATGTTTATGAGACCAAAGCATTGTTACTGATAAAACTGACATCACATAGTCTCACCTATTCCTCGTAGGGTTGAGACATTATCCGAAGTAACATGTGTAAGGTTGCTAGTGCAACAACCCACAATGGCGGTGTGACCTTTTGTTATCTTAGGTAAACCTAGAACCTTTAGATAATCATGATGAAGACgtgtgacatttttttttttttttgtaatcgACCAAGATTTGTGTTGAGatacataataatttataattaatctctaatataattttatcattaattatgaataatgaCAAGCTACCTGTGATTGCTTAAATTTCTCACTCAACCAACATTATAATTACAAGCACAATGATGATTAAACATATTTGAGAGATCACTGATGCTTCAACTATAATCTTCTGCTGTCGGTTATGGCTACTATCACAAGCTTTCGttgttaaaaaattgatatcataTCCTTTTGAGAACTTgtaatgaaaaaggaaaaactttaaaaaagtaGCACTTATTTTGGTTGAAGGGACTCAAAGAGATAAATGTGAGATGAACGGGATTCAATCGGGTTAGCCTAACATCCTTCAATCGTGatatatatcttaatcaatggaataatattcttaacacAAAGGTATACAGGAATCCTAATCAGAACATAGAATAAGAGGCAAAAATACCATTTCTGTAATCAAATGTTAAACTACCATCCAACTAAAGCAAGCTTCATTATATATCACAAGAGATCGAGCTCGGTTCCAACGAACTGGACCAATGGACCAGCCAATCATAGCTGAACCCAACCAGAGTTCGTTGATTTGGTTCGGCCTAATTCTTGCTCCGTTCATCGATTTTGTTCAGTCAGTCGAATCAATCAATTCAGCTGGATCATCTAAGAACCAGTTCACACCCCCCAGCAAATTGCAATGGACAAGTCTCCTATTGCACAGGAGATCGAGCTCAGTTCTAACGAACTGAACCAATCGACCAGCCAATCATAGCTGAACCCAACCAAAGCTGGCCGATTGGGTTCGGCCTAATTCTTGCCCTGTTGATCGATCTCGTTCAGTCAGTCAAACCAATCAATTGAGCTGGATCATCTAATANAATCAATCAATTCAGCTGGATCATCTAAGAACCAGTTCACACCCCCCAACAAATTGCAATGGACAAGTCTCCCATTGCACAGGAGATCAAGCTCGGTTCTAACGAACTGAACCAATGGACCAGCCTATCATAGCTGAACCAAACCAGAGCTGGTCGATTTGGTTCGGCCTAATTCTTGCTCTGTTGATCGATTTGGTTCATTCAGTCAAACCAATCGATTCAGCTGGATCATCGAAGAACTGAATCGANGATGATTAAACATATTTGAGAGATCACTGATGCTTCAACTATAATCTTCTGCTGTCGGTTATGGCTACTATCACAAGCTTTCGttgttaaaaaattgatatcataTCCTTTTGAGAACTTgtaatgaaaaaggaaaaactttaaaaaagtaGCACTTATTTTGGTTGAAGGGACTCAAAGAGATAAATGTGAGATGAACGGGATTCAATCGGGTTAGCCTAACATCCTTCAATCGTGatatatatcttaatcaatggaataatattcttaacacAAAGGTATACAGGAATCCTAATCAGAACATAGAATAAGAGGCAAAAATACCATTTCTGTAATCAAATGTTAAACTACCATCCAACTAAAGCAAGCTTCATTATATATCACAAGAGATCGAGCTCGGTTCCAACGAACTGGACCAATGGACCAGCCAATCATAGCTGAACCCAACCAGAGTTCGTTGATTTGGTTCGGCCTAATTCTTGCTCCGTTCATCGATTTTGTTCAGTCAGTCGAATCAATCAATTCAGCTGGATCATCTAAGAACCAGTTCACACCCCCCAGCAAATTGCAATGGACAAGTCTCCTATTGCACAGGAGATCGAGCTCAGTTCTAACGAACTGAACCAATCGACCAGCCAATCATAGCTGAACCCAACCAAAGCTGGCCGATTGGGTTCGGCCTAATTCTTGCCCTGTTGATCGATCTCGTTNAACCAGTTCACACCCCCAACAAATTGCAATGGACAAGCCTCCCATTGCACAGGAGATTGAGCTCAGTTCCAACGAACTGGACCAATGGACCAGCCTATCACAGCTGAACCAAACCAGAGTTGGTCAATTTGGTTCAGCCTGATTCTTGCTCGGTTGATCGATTTGGTTCAGTCAGTCAAATCAATCAATTCAGCTGGATCATCTAAGAACCAGTTCACACCCCCCAGCAAATTGCAATGGACAAGTCTCCTATTGCACAGGAGATCGAGCTCAGTTCTAACGAACTGAACCAATCGACCAGCCAATCATAGCTGAACCCAACCAAAGCTGGCCGATTGGGTTCGGCCTAATTCTTGCCCTGTTGATCGATCTCGTTCAGTCAGTCAAACCAATCAATTGAGCTGGATCATCTAATAACCAGTTCACACCCCCAACAAATTGCAATGGACAAGCCTCCCATTGCACAGGAGATTGAGCTCAGTTCCAACGAACTGGACCAATGGACCAGCCTATCACAGCTGAACCAAACCAGAGTTGGTCAATTTGGTTCAGCCTGATTCTTGCTCGGTTGATCGATTTGGTTCAGTCAGTCAAACCAATCAATTCAGCTGGATCATCTAAGAACTGAATCGAACCAGTTCGCAATGGACAATTCTCCCATTGCACAGAACATGAGTATTCTGCATAGCATATGAAGGTAAAACCAGGGGCAATTATAcacaaacaaatgaaaaaatgcAGATTCATTAACCAATCTACAATATGCATTTCCAGTCATTCGTCCAGATGAATACTACTTCTaacatcaaaacaaaaatacatttgCCTAATGATCATCTCAATAATTACAAACTGAGAAGGAAAAACAGCAACCGTtataaaaggaagaacaaaaacagCAACCGTTACGTTCCCTCCCGGCCGAAATTCTACCCTAAATGATCTCTCACTCATTTATGCTGCAAAACCCTTACTCCCTtagaagtaaaaaaattatcagcTAAGCTAGAATTTTCAAAGGGGcatcatcaatttcaagttctcAGCTCAATGCATCAGAatcttcattccttttcaATGGTTGAGTTCATGGAAGTCAGTCAATATGACAACAAAGCCCAAACAAAACGAggtaattaaaaaactaattaaatgataaaataaaaacagtaAGCTTTGGACCTCTGCAACTTCATACCCGATGAAAAAAAGTATCTAAGTACTCTTAGATTTCGGTTTCTTCAAACGTTTGACAGGCAAGCTTCTTACACCTTTCTTAGCCCTCATTGTGACAGCtctcctttttgttcttttagttGTGGCAGGGAATTCCAAGATAGGACCTGGAGGTATTCCTTTCTTAAGGGCACTTCCCCTCGGAGTAACGGTGGGGGGCAGTCTCAAACTTTCCGGTGGCAACGGATTATGGGGTTTCCATACCAAGTTATTTTTCATGGAAAATCTTACCTTCTTTACACTATTCTCTCCACTTTTTGCAGCTGTATTTCCTTCAGTGTCAACTTGGTTAGGAAGTACTACATCATGTGTCTGCTGCACATCGACCTTCTTcgctctctttcttttcttgactGAGCCATTGGCTGATATTACAGGGGTCATAACATTGTCTCCAAACTCAGCTTCAGCAGCAACCCTCTCGAATTGCATCTGAAGGTTCGATATCACAGATTCATCAAATGTTATCATATTTCCATCACTAATCTGTTCATTATTAGAATTCTCACCGTTAGCAACAACTATATTCTCATCGTCCTTATTCATATGAGTATTGTTAGAAACAAGATCAGAAATACCGTTCGTGTTCTTCTTCGCCTTCTTAGCCTTCTTCTTGCCACTGCCATCGGAGACCTTTTtagtcttctttttctttttaagtgcCTTATCAGTGATTTCATCGCTAACATCAACATCAGCCATGGAAATTTCTTCACTGGAAATAGGAACCAAAGTAGGCACTTCATCACCATCTTGCTCTTGAAGATCTGGCATGGAAATCTCAATCCCCGACGAGATAAAACTTTTCTCCAACTTCTGATACTCTTCGTGCATCGCAAACAGTACCTTTCTATTCGATTGACAACAATCGGGTGAAGAACCCAATTCATAAAATGTAGAGGAGAAAAGGTTTGTCAATGGAATTGTCCCATAAACAACTATATCATCATCAGAGTTGATATCCTCTCCACATTTTCGACGCTCGAGCAATTGCTTCCCCATTTTAAGTAACACATCAAAAAGATTAGACTTAATTTTTCCCAACATAACTTTATCAGACAATTTAGCCATGGACAAAATGAATGGCTTGAACAGGATATCAATAACTTCCTTCCCAAGAGGAAGAAACGGCCTAAGTTCTTCAAGAAACACAGAAGCAATTTGATAATTAACACCATTCCCATGAAACTTATCATCAGTGAAAAACACCCTTTCTTCCAAAACTTGAACTGAACGACGACACAGTTCCAAATCCCAagaattcttcttcaacaaagCAAAAAACTGGTGCATAAATCTACGAATCAAAAGATAAAACTTATCTAACCTAAGCGCATCAATGCCAGCCCATTCACGACGCATggtgagaagaaaaatagaaaagtactGAAAAGCAAGCGGCAATTCGAGATGTAGGAGCAAAGAAGCAAGGCGATTAATAAGCTCGGTTTGAACAGGAAGCTTATCGGCATGCCAAACACAGTAGAACAAACCCTTCCAAAGCTTCTTCATATCGCCATCGGAGAGGCTCGTTTGAGTGGGAAGCCATGTCTTGATGATTACACGGAGGGTTTTATCCCGAGTCGCCTTGTTGGAGGACGCCAAAAGCTTAATCAATGAAGTGAAATCTTGATCTCCTTCAACcacctccattttttttttacaggaAAAGCTTGCTCGTTCGCTTTCAGATTcagaaaagaggaagaaatctGAATAGAGACGCCGAATTAGGTTGAAAGACTAGATTGGTGTGAGGAAAAAGGATCGATTTCGATGAAATTGGAGCTTCCCAATTCCCAGAAGGCCGAACAGCGGCGTTTTGAGAGAACCCTAGATGTTAATTGGGGCCTGGCGGAGGTCGTTAAGAAGTTCATAATTAGGTTACAAATGggtaaattattttctaaactttaaatttatattttaaaatatttttgaaagttttaaataaattattaaatttttaacttcgatctaaaaaaaacttcaaccaacccaacccgaaaccTTAGATAGCATTttagattgggttgggtttattttttagaacgGTATTACGAGTTTATTGGATAAAGGTTTGAGTCAACATGAACCGAACTggtccaatttttttaatagacaAAAATTAAGTCTCGTCCCTCTGGATACTGACACAACTCCTCGTCATTCATTATTGTTCTCTCCCTTGACGTCACCCACGTTGCCAGCCACGCTACTTGCCCTCGCCATCACTGTTAGACGCAGACAAGATGCTCCTTACAGATGCAGCCACACGCAGGTCCTCGACCTTGCCCTAGCcaacaactcaactcaatcctGGGTTAAGTTGTGAAAATAGATAGTTGCTTTACTTTTAAGAGTAGTTCTCTGTGTTAATATTTGAGATTATCTTGACGTGTAATTTTCATGATGGACCACTTCAAAGCGGTATAAATGAATCAATGCATTAATGGACCCAGCTGTTAAGGTTCTCTGTgttaatatttgatattatcTTAACGTGTAATCTTGAATCAATGCATTAATGGACCCAACTAGTAAGGTTCTCTCTGCTAATATTGAGATTATTTAACGTATAATCTTCATGATGGACCACTTCAAGACGGTGAATGAATCAATGCATTAATGGACCCAACTCTTAAGGTTGATTCAGTAAAGTCAGACGTCACGAGTAATTGGCAATCAACTGAAGTTAAAACCTAATTATGACATGGTTCTCATCCAAAGCTACATAACTATTAAGTGATTTGTCACGGTAGATATACAAGTCAAGTTTTTTAAACAGTGTAACACAATCTACCGATATcatcttcaagatttttaaaatatgctAATTTTACAATAACTCATAACCAAATGAGCTATAACACGTAACACGATCATATTTACAGAAtaggaagaagaaggtttttACTCAATTAGGCAACAATTTCTCGAGTTGCTTAGAATGTTACGTGTTACGATTCTACTTCAACATTATGTGTTCGGGAAATGCGAGGAATGACACACGTTTGAGTTTTGTCCTAACAATCCGGCTattagaaatcaaaataattagtGAAATAATGTGTACTTAACCCTTGTAATTTAGAGTGGAGTAATCATTTAAACTTTGCATAGGAGGTTGATGAAGTAATTTTCAAGTCTAGATATGTCTACGGGGCCCGGCAGGTCAGGGAAgccttccccttccccttcctcGTCTCTGTCCACGTCCCCGTCCCCGTCCCCGTCACCTTTTCATGCTCATCTCcacacaaaaatttcatttatttttgtaggaaTCGAGGTGGAGATTGTCACGAAGAATGCACAGGATTAAGTTTCGTctcaagaattttttttctccatatttttattttattaaaaacttattCTTCCAAATaaacttttccattttacattataatttttctaaaaaaaatgtaaataaaaatctaatacAATGTtaaccaacaaaattaaaattataatataaagttgttttacattaaaatatcatcactcgCCCAATAGATTAAGTCAACCAATTGTACGAGTaactatatttatgttaagaaaatgatttaaaattttagaaacaaatttaggaaaatgatttagaaattttagaaataaatttagaaaaatgatggaggtattttaagaaaaaacattcagaaattttaggaatagattgaCTCCATGCATAAGTACCCTTCATCGTTACCCCAccaaatttgagcatattatttgaattaagcAATGCATAACAGTACCTCCTTTTCATCACTAAAATTATGACAGTGGAAGATCGACGCCACCATTTTCTCCCATTCAAGGTAC is a window from the Cucurbita pepo subsp. pepo cultivar mu-cu-16 chromosome LG07, ASM280686v2, whole genome shotgun sequence genome containing:
- the LOC111798896 gene encoding ribosomal RNA processing protein 1 homolog, whose amino-acid sequence is MEVVEGDQDFTSLIKLLASSNKATRDKTLRVIIKTWLPTQTSLSDGDMKKLWKGLFYCVWHADKLPVQTELINRLASLLLHLELPLAFQYFSIFLLTMRREWAGIDALRLDKFYLLIRRFMHQFFALLKKNSWDLELCRRSVQVLEERVFFTDDKFHGNGVNYQIASVFLEELRPFLPLGKEVIDILFKPFILSMAKLSDKVMLGKIKSNLFDVLLKMGKQLLERRKCGEDINSDDDIVVYGTIPLTNLFSSTFYELGSSPDCCQSNRKVLFAMHEEYQKLEKSFISSGIEISMPDLQEQDGDEVPTLVPISSEEISMADVDVSDEITDKALKKKKKTKKVSDGSGKKKAKKAKKNTNGISDLVSNNTHMNKDDENIVVANGENSNNEQISDGNMITFDESVISNLQMQFERVAAEAEFGDNVMTPVISANGSVKKRKRAKKVDVQQTHDVVLPNQVDTEGNTAAKSGENSVKKVRFSMKNNLVWKPHNPLPPESLRLPPTVTPRGSALKKGIPPGPILEFPATTKRTKRRAVTMRAKKGVRSLPVKRLKKPKSKST
- the LOC111798255 gene encoding plant intracellular Ras-group-related LRR protein 6-like gives rise to the protein MNMLLFEQQPPPTPEEVEVTMGGRRTVIGTRGGAVVAAERNRRVVVEEEERLEIVDLSGISLSSLPNPNLNLATICKLDLSNNNLQSIPESLTARLLNVVVLDVHSNQLKSLPHSIGCLTKLKTLNVSGNLITILPKTLEDCRCLEELNVNFNKLIKLPDTIGFELSNLRKLSVNSNKLVYLPHSISHLKNLRVLDARLNSLTALPDDLENLIKLEVLNVSQNFHHLQTLPYSIGLLLSLAELDISYNRITSLPDSIGCLKRLHKLCVDGNPLSSPPPFVFEQGVHAVREYLSEKMNTRNLSSHKKKSWVGKLVRYGTFNGGYGYFRTNEPREDREAFMYSQYRSIDGLTSPRYIGTFTPRRFFWTRGYWTR